One Micromonas commoda chromosome 7, complete sequence genomic window carries:
- a CDS encoding predicted protein, which translates to MSCLAKLAAAPGAGRRAHELVAAALRRVGSASASTSSPAVPRGRIAGGRHESHHRRRPHPQQRRRLARTSAAADVDTDAILDSYLDDAQMDQVRTFATTLLEKNKVMNLTGALTVDEVLGRHVADSLALIPAIERALDAGASSRNPGAKIRVMDVGSGAGFPGMALAIARPTWEVTLLDTLQKRTSFLADAAAECGADNVRTLWSRAEDAGKVGNEHREAYDVVTARAVAELRVLAELCVPLVRVGGAFVAMKNSLASTAGETSAAAGAIETLGGTPFVANEVQSVGPDGELRTAVVSVKERATPDKYPRRAGMPNKRPL; encoded by the coding sequence ATGAGCTGCCTGGCGAagctggccgccgcgcccggggcgggCAGACGCGCCCACGAGctcgtggccgccgcgctccgccgcgtgggctccgcatccgcgtccacatcgtcgcccgccgtcccccgcggtcgcatcgccggcggccgCCACGAATcgcatcatcgtcgtcgtccccatccacagcagcgtcgtcgcctggcgcgcacgtccgccgccgcggacgtcgacacCGACGCGATTCTCGATTcgtacctcgacgacgcACAGATGGACCAGGTGCGCACGTTCGCCACGACGCTCCTGGAGAAGAACAAGGTCATGAACCTGACGggcgcgctcaccgtcgATGAGGTCCTCGGCAGGCACGTCGCAGATtccctcgcgctcatccccgccatcgaacgcgcgctcgacgccggcgcgtcaTCCCGGAATCCCGGCGCCAAGATCCGCGTCATGGACGTCGGCAGCGGCGCCGGGTTCCCCGGCATggcgctcgccatcgcgaggcCGACGTGGGAGGTCACCCTGCTGGACACCCTCCAGAAGCGAACCTCtttcctcgccgacgccgccgccgagtgcgGCGCGGACAACGTCCGGACGCTCTGGTCGagggcggaggacgcggggaaAGTCGGCAACGAGCACAGGGAGGCATacgacgtcgtcaccgcgcgcgccgtcgcggagctgcgAGTCCTCGCGGAGCTGTGCGTGCCGCTGGTGAGAGTCGGTGGCGCCTTCGTGGCTATGAAAAACTCactcgcgtccaccgccggggAGACGAGTgcagcggcgggggcgatcgAGACGCTGGGCGGGACGCCGTTCGTCGCGAACGAGGTACAAAGCGTCGGTCCGGACGGGGAGCTGCGAACTGCGGTGGTGAGCGTCAAAGaacgggcgacgccggataAGTATCCTCGCAGGGCAGGGATGCCGAACAAGCGGCCGTTATGA